ATGTCCTGGGTCCAACATGGGAAAAGTTTTAATGAAGCAACTTCCtgggaaattacagaatctgaatgacacattgccagttttctgagaggacttggtgtcagaataattttgcagaagtgaaatagtagggaggaaagtactctgtaGAAACTCATATAATGAGTCCCTTGCTCTACCCTGGAGCGCCCCAATTCACATCTGATGACAAActcaattcagaacttagattctcccGAAGGAAACATGGaaacccttccctaacttctgcccaggtactcattaacatctaacaaactcctagacatcatcagtaaacatcagaaaggaatggagatttgctctggggataaatgattTTCCTTCATTGGAGGTATCCCAAAGACACCATGCAGACAAATGTGCGGATGCCACAGATGATACAATAATAAACTCTCTGAAGGATGTCATGTCCCGGTGCCCTATTATTTTATGAGCCTGGAAACTAGGACTTTGTTGGGTTATCTTTACAGCATTGCGtggagaataagaaaccattccgaatttcattgcattctttctcaggcaaagggtgacacagagaagttcctcaattcgggcactaggaaatatgcttctataggagctgtgctctgcagctggccttcagatgagcatcttcatcctgactgaggctcagaaggtggGATTCTTCCAACCATAGACTTCTACTTaaaattctttcctcttttcttcagtgaaaattgtcttctgaagccaacatgaaacattctttctttctgaagtctggAGGTTAACTTGAAtaggttaatattttgctttcatgtcaaagaaatgtctgtgtcctagattagtactcaggagaaaacagcatTTAGTGTAACATATGCATGTAAGATAATGAATTATACCTGGTGGATGGAGGCCCTCCTGCTCCtatagaaaacatataaacaagtaaagtgcagactaagcatcagcttgcaaagggtattgggattatattatattgtattatattatattatattatattatattactgcAAAGGGATTGTGTTAATAATTTTGGAGGGAATCTGCAGATGATGCAGGTAAGATTCTGGCACCTCACATTTAGAACAAAAATTATGATCAGTAAAATTATGAATAAATGGAACTTGttagcaagtgttttttttttcatatggagGACATATATGTAAGCCTGTGTTCATCTGTGTCATTACAACACAGGTGGCTTTATCAGAAgtatttggtggtttttttttttaattttgaggatgagtagtataaaattttctcaaaagccaaCAACTTAATTTTCTACAACTGAATTCAGTTACACAACTTTACTATTGAGTGCAATATCATATTGTTCCCATACatactatttttaatatgttactataatacacaaaattaaattaattatttttatgttgcatttatatattcttttatttgttattgaTTTAGTTACATCCCAATTGAAGCGTTTCCTCCCTCCTAATTGTATTGAATTCTGATGATGGAATCACAGACTCATAGTAGACTCTTTACTGTATGTATTCATATGCAAAGACCTTGGTGTGGcaaaatgtgtgttattgtgcTCTTGACCTACTGGACCAATAAAGATGTAGTTGCAATACAAAATTTACATTGAGGCAGGAGTAATAAAAtcagtataaaattttatttgagttattatacattcattgtttttcaggCAATTTGCCTGTAGTGTGATAGAATAGTGTCTCacttatcaagtgaagaaattgtgtcaaatcaattggtaagtgtggacaatAAAACAGAGACCCGAGGAGAGTAGTGTCCGACCTAATCATCATTCCAGGGTCCTGTAAAGCCCTCTCCATGTCTGCTCATGGTAAATCcgtgaaaaccactgaggaagtggctcttcagatcctcttgctttgccagtttggggttggaactgtggccaatgtctttctgtttttccataatttctctccagtcttgactggttctaaacagaggcccagacaggtgtttttaagccacatggctgtggccaatgccttgactctattcctcactatatttccaaacaacatgagtgcttttgctcccaaaactcctccaaatgaactcaaatgtaaattagaattcttcagtcacatggtggcaagaagcaaaaatttgtgttccacctgtgtcctgagtatccatcagtttgtcactcttGTTCCTGTTAATAGAGGTAAAGGTAAACTTATACTCAGAGCAAGTGTCCCAAATTTGTGGAATTATTCCTGCTACAGTTGTTGGTTTTAcagtgtcttaagtaacatccacattccaattaaggtcactggtccacagataacagacaataacactgactctaaaagcaacttgttttgttccacttctggattcattGTAGGCATGGTCTTCTTGCAGTTTTCCcatgatgccacattcatgagcatcatggtctggaccagtgtctccatggtacttctcctccatagacatcgccagcgaatgcagcacatcctcactcccaatcaggacgccagaggccaagctgagaccagagcaacccatactatcctgatgctggtggtcacatttgttagcttttatcttctaaattgtatttgtatcatctttcatGCCTTTTCTATACATTCTCGTCTCTTCATAAGGCTTGTCAGTGAGGTTCTGGCTGCAGTCTTCCCCAGTATCTGCCccttactgttgatcttcagagatcctaaagatccttgttctgtgctcttcAAATGTTGAAAATAAGAGCCCATAAaaactgccaaatacagaagacaccttcactaataccattaagtactttattccataaatatgttttcaacattttgtatgaacaaggtgtggtgctcactgctgtaattttaaaagaataaggctatactcatttgttgatgtgaaatgatttctggttggaATCTTACTGACATGGTAAGTGAGTTATTCACCATTCTCTGTTTTCCTGTATATAACTGCATTCTGCTGCAGGCTGGACTGAAACTGATACAACCAATTTTCACTAAACAGTTAAATGTGTTAAATGGTCCTGATCAAACTGATACTCTCCCTCCGTCTTAGTTGATACTTCAAACTTcggacaagaacagaatccctctcTATATTTCTCTATCTGAACAAACAAGGATGCATTgctctaattaaatattttcaaggatgaacattttgtatatagtaaatatattgcATGTTATTCCACTTTAGTTAGGAGATATATGCTTTGTACCTTGGGCCCTAAGGAGGTGAGAGTCAAGCACTGAACAACATAACTTTGTGCTCTCTAGAGCAGTACAATCTGCTGATCACATCAAGAGTAAATAGGAAAAGAGGCATAGACAGCTCCTGCTCAGAAGCCTTAAGAGATTTAAAGTCTCAGGACCAGGGAGGAATCCAGGATCCACACTGGAGATCTTCTCCTGAAAGACCTTGGTAAAGACTTGACTCTGAGCCATGGTGAAATTGTTTTTCCAATCATCACAAACACCTACGAATCAGACAGGAGACAAGAGATATCAGAACAACGAGGAAGCAAAGTTGTCACTCCATCTGTCAGTGGCTTTCTCAATcgcaaaattattttctcagaagattaaaatcaagcatctaatattttcagctacctgagaatgaccaaggctagaaagaccacaagataaatatctggagtggttatagctgtcagtgtgatgaaacttataatctgacttgtggtacttacttctgtgaacaaagaatattttagcattcattttttt
This Mus musculus strain C57BL/6J chromosome 7, GRCm38.p6 C57BL/6J DNA region includes the following protein-coding sequences:
- the Vmn1r116 gene encoding vomeronasal 1 receptor 116, whose product is MSAHGKSVKTTEEVALQILLLCQFGVGTVANVFLFFHNFSPVLTGSKQRPRQVFLSHMAVANALTLFLTIFPNNMSAFAPKTPPNELKCKLEFFSHMVARSKNLCSTCVLSIHQFVTLVPVNRGKGKLILRASVPNLWNYSCYSCWFYSVLSNIHIPIKVTGPQITDNNTDSKSNLFCSTSGFIVGMVFLQFSHDATFMSIMVWTSVSMVLLLHRHRQRMQHILTPNQDARGQAETRATHTILMLVVTFVSFYLLNCICIIFHAFSIHSRLFIRLVSEVLAAVFPSICPLLLIFRDPKDPCSVLFKC